One window of Nymphaea colorata isolate Beijing-Zhang1983 chromosome 1, ASM883128v2, whole genome shotgun sequence genomic DNA carries:
- the LOC116246498 gene encoding 60S ribosomal protein L7a-2 isoform X1, with protein sequence MAPKKGGKPPVPAKKKVEKVVNPLFEKRPKQFGIGGALPPKKDLHRFVKWPKVVRIQRQRRILKQRLKVPPALNQFTKTLDKNVASNLFKMLLKYRPEDKAAKKERLLKRAQAEAEGKPVEVKKPIVVKYGINHVTYLIEQNKAQLVVIAHDVDPIELVVWLPALCRKMEIPYCIVKGKARLGAIVHKKTATALCLTSVKNEDKLEFSKIIEAVKANFNDKYDEHRKKWGGGIMGSKSQAKTKAKEKLLAKEAAQRMS encoded by the exons ATG gCCCCAAAGAAGGGAGGGAAGCCGCCAGTGCCTGCTAAGAAGAAAGTT GAAAAGGTTGTGAACCCATTGTTTGAAAAGCGGCCAAAACAATTTGGAATTGGTGGTGCATTGCCCCCCAAAAAGGATCTGCACAGGTTTGTCAAATGGCCCAAAGTCGTTCGTATTCAAAGGCAACGTAGGATTCTGAAGCAGCGTTTGAAGGTTCCTCCTGCTTTGAACCAGTTCACAAAGACGCTTGACAAGAACGTTG cATCCAATCTTTTCAAGATGCTGCTGAAGTATCGCCCTGAGGACAAAGCTGCTAAGAAGGAAAGACTTTTGAAGAGGGCTCAGGCAGAGGCAGAAGGCAAGCCCGTAGAGGTGAAGAAGCCCATTGTTGTTAAGTATGGGATCAATCACGTGACCTACCTTATTGAGCAG AACAAGGCCCAGTTGGTGGTTATTGCTCATGACGTCGACCCAATTGAGCTGGTTGTGTGGTTGCCTGCTTTGTGCCGGAAAATGGAAATCCCATATTGCATAGTGAAAGGAAAAGCACGTCTTGGGGCG ATTGTTCACAAGAAGACTGCTACTGCTCTCTGTCTAACATCTGTGAAGAATGAGGACAAATTGGAATTCAGCAAGATTATTGAGGCTGTTAAG GCAAACTTCAACGACAAATATGATGAGCACAGGAAGAAATGGGGTGGTGGTATTATGGGTTCTAAATCACAGGCGAAAACTAAGGCAAAAGAAAAGCTTCTGGCCAAGGAAGCTGCACAGAGGATGAGCTGA
- the LOC116246498 gene encoding 60S ribosomal protein L7a-2 isoform X2, whose translation MAPKKGGKPPVPAKKKVVVNPLFEKRPKQFGIGGALPPKKDLHRFVKWPKVVRIQRQRRILKQRLKVPPALNQFTKTLDKNVASNLFKMLLKYRPEDKAAKKERLLKRAQAEAEGKPVEVKKPIVVKYGINHVTYLIEQNKAQLVVIAHDVDPIELVVWLPALCRKMEIPYCIVKGKARLGAIVHKKTATALCLTSVKNEDKLEFSKIIEAVKANFNDKYDEHRKKWGGGIMGSKSQAKTKAKEKLLAKEAAQRMS comes from the exons ATG gCCCCAAAGAAGGGAGGGAAGCCGCCAGTGCCTGCTAAGAAGAAAGTT GTTGTGAACCCATTGTTTGAAAAGCGGCCAAAACAATTTGGAATTGGTGGTGCATTGCCCCCCAAAAAGGATCTGCACAGGTTTGTCAAATGGCCCAAAGTCGTTCGTATTCAAAGGCAACGTAGGATTCTGAAGCAGCGTTTGAAGGTTCCTCCTGCTTTGAACCAGTTCACAAAGACGCTTGACAAGAACGTTG cATCCAATCTTTTCAAGATGCTGCTGAAGTATCGCCCTGAGGACAAAGCTGCTAAGAAGGAAAGACTTTTGAAGAGGGCTCAGGCAGAGGCAGAAGGCAAGCCCGTAGAGGTGAAGAAGCCCATTGTTGTTAAGTATGGGATCAATCACGTGACCTACCTTATTGAGCAG AACAAGGCCCAGTTGGTGGTTATTGCTCATGACGTCGACCCAATTGAGCTGGTTGTGTGGTTGCCTGCTTTGTGCCGGAAAATGGAAATCCCATATTGCATAGTGAAAGGAAAAGCACGTCTTGGGGCG ATTGTTCACAAGAAGACTGCTACTGCTCTCTGTCTAACATCTGTGAAGAATGAGGACAAATTGGAATTCAGCAAGATTATTGAGGCTGTTAAG GCAAACTTCAACGACAAATATGATGAGCACAGGAAGAAATGGGGTGGTGGTATTATGGGTTCTAAATCACAGGCGAAAACTAAGGCAAAAGAAAAGCTTCTGGCCAAGGAAGCTGCACAGAGGATGAGCTGA